A genomic segment from Tessaracoccus defluvii encodes:
- a CDS encoding helix-turn-helix transcriptional regulator, giving the protein MRSDAQLTRLLRLVPYLAANQGVSVDEAAAAFTTTPKQIVRDLEVLQFCGLPGGYFDDLFDVDIDAVREEGHIDFRNADVLARPLRLRPDEAASLLAALRLIVEVAGGSEAALSALHKLEAAVEDGADGLSVAVAPTDPEHRSALTAAAAGHRVVRLTYRAGGRAGTTVADVEPARVRLVDGFAYLDAWSRSRGAWRSFRLDRVEAVETLAEEFSPRGDPPEGWFDDVARQLTLTVTRRAAWIAEYYPTTSVEPDGDALRVTFPVASPDWAAALVLRLGDAVLDVSDDAVSALARERAAAALALYPEEPAVGFPA; this is encoded by the coding sequence ATGAGATCCGACGCCCAGCTGACCCGGCTCCTGCGGCTCGTGCCCTATCTCGCCGCGAACCAGGGGGTCAGCGTCGACGAAGCCGCGGCAGCCTTCACCACCACGCCGAAGCAGATCGTGCGCGACCTGGAGGTCCTGCAGTTCTGCGGCCTGCCCGGCGGGTACTTCGACGACCTCTTCGACGTCGACATCGACGCCGTCCGAGAGGAGGGCCACATCGACTTCCGCAACGCCGACGTGCTGGCCCGCCCCCTCCGGCTCAGGCCCGACGAGGCGGCGAGTCTCCTGGCGGCGCTGCGGCTCATCGTCGAGGTGGCGGGCGGGTCGGAGGCCGCGCTGAGCGCGCTGCACAAGCTCGAGGCTGCGGTGGAGGACGGCGCCGACGGGCTGTCAGTCGCGGTCGCGCCGACCGACCCGGAGCACCGGTCCGCGCTGACGGCGGCCGCTGCGGGCCACCGCGTCGTGCGGCTGACGTATCGGGCAGGCGGCAGGGCCGGCACCACCGTCGCCGACGTCGAACCCGCCCGTGTGCGGCTCGTCGACGGCTTCGCCTACCTCGACGCGTGGAGCCGCTCCCGGGGTGCCTGGCGCTCCTTCAGGCTCGACCGGGTCGAGGCCGTCGAGACGCTGGCCGAGGAATTCAGCCCGCGGGGAGACCCGCCGGAGGGCTGGTTCGACGACGTGGCCCGCCAGCTGACCCTCACGGTGACCCGACGCGCGGCCTGGATCGCCGAGTACTACCCGACCACCTCGGTGGAGCCCGACGGCGACGCGCTGCGCGTCACGTTCCCCGTCGCCTCGCCCGACTGGGCGGCCGCCCTGGTGCTCCGGCTGGGGGACGCCGTCCTCGACGTCTCCGATGACGCCGTGTCGGCGCTCGCCCGGGAGCGCGCCGCCGCGGCGCTGGCCCTGTACCCCGAGGAACCTGCGGTAGGCTTCCCGGCGTGA